The Streptococcus marmotae genome contains the following window.
TCCGCAAAAGGCTCTCTTGTTTACAGGAACCATTGCTGAAAATCTGCGTTATGGAAAAGAAGATGCCAGTCAGGAAGAATTGCACCAGGCTGCAGATGTTGCACAGGCACGTGAATTTATTGAAAGTAAGGAAGAGCAATTTGAAACCCACTTGGCAGAAGGGGGGAGTAACTTATCTGGTGGACAAAAGCAACGCCTGTCGATTGCGCGTGCAGTAGTCAAAGAGCCAGATATTTATATCTTTGATGACTCTTTTTCAGCCTTGGATTATAAGACAGATGCGATTTTGCGCCGCCGTTTGAAAGAAGTGACAGGCCATGCCACTGTCTTAATCGTGGCCCAACGTGTTGGAACCATTATGGATGCCGACCAAATCATCGTTCTTGACAAGGGAGAAATTATCGGTCGTGGGACACATGAAGAGCTCATGGAGAGCAATTCTATTTACCGTGAAATTGCCAATTCTCAGCTGAATAGCCAATCATTAACCGAAGAATAGGAGGAAATATGAAACAATCTAGCTTTGCTCGTTTATGGAGCTATTTAAAAGAATATAAACTGGCACTTTTTGTAGCCATTTTCCTCAAGATTTTAAGTGTCGTGATGAGTGTCTTGGAACCGTTTGTACTGGGACTTGCCATTACCGAATTGACCAAAAATCTGCTGGACATGGCAAAAGGTGTAGCGGGTGCTGGTATCAATGTGACGTATATTTTTTGGATATTGGTGCTCTATTTCATTCGTGCTCTTTTCTATGAGATTGGGGCCTACTATTCTAATTATTTTATGACCAATGCTGTGCAGCAGACGGTTGCGGATTTGCGAAATGATTTAAGTAGAAAAATCAATCGGATTTCGGTATCTTATTTTGATCAGCAACAATTTGGCGATCTTTTGGGACGTTTTACCAGTGATGTAGAGACAGTCTCAAATGCCCTCCAACAGAGCGTGCTCCAGATGGTCAATGCTATCTTTACCATTGTGCTGGTGGTGGCCATGATGCTCTTTTTAAATCTGAAATTAGCCATCATTGTCATAATCAGCATTCCCTTGACCTACCTAGGTGCCCAGTTTATTCTAAAAAAATCCCAGCCTTATTTTAAAGAGCAGGCCGCTATTTTAGGGCGACTGAACGGATTTGTGCAGGAAAATTTATCCGGTTTTCATGTCCTAAAACTCTATGGTCGTGAGGAAGCCTCAACAGAGGATTTTCAAGCTATTACAGACCGTTTACAGCAGGTCGGTTTTAAGGCTAGTTTCATTTCTGGTTTGATGATGCCGATTCTTCATGCGGTGTCTGATTTGACCTATTTGATTGTGGCAGTCGTTGGTGGTTTACAGGTCATTGCAGGCACTTTAACAATCGGAAATATGCAGGCCTTTGTTCAATATGTCTGGCAGGTGAGCCAGCCTATTCAGAACTTAACACAGCTAGCGGGGCCATTACAAAGTGCCAAATCATCGCTTGAACGGATTTTCCAAGTCCTCGATGAAGCAGATGAGCCGATGGAAGTAACCGAGCAGTTGACGCATGACCTGACTGGACAGGTTAGCTTCCAGCATGTTGATTTCCAATATGTGGAAAACAAACCCTTGATTCGTGATTTTAACCTAGAAGTCAAGCCTGGGGAAATGGTGGCCATTGTTGGTCCGACAGGAGCTGGGAAGACAACCCTGATTAACCTGTTGATGCGTTTTTATGACGTCACAAATGGGGCCATCACGGTGGATGGTCATGATATTCGCCAGTTATCTCGTCAGGAATACCGTAGGCAATTTGGGATGGTCTTGCAAGATGCTTGGCTCTACGAGGGGACGATTAAGGAAAATCTCCGCTTTGGAAACTTGGAGGCAACTGATGAGGACATTATCGCGGCAGCCAAGGCGGCAAATGTGGACCACTTTATTCGCACCTTGCCAGGTGGTTACAATATGGAAATGAACCAAGAATCCAGCAATATCTCGCTAGGACAAAAACAGCTTCTAACGATTGCGCGTGCCCTACTGGCTGATCCGAAAATTTTGATTCTGGATGAGGCGACGAGTTCGGTCGATACGCGGTTGGAACTCTTGATTCAAAAGGCTATGAAGAATTTAATGAAAGGGCGAACCAGTTTTGTCATTGCTCATCGTTTGTCGACCATTCAAGAAGCCGATAAGATCCTCGTCTTAAAAGACGGTCAAATCATTGAACAAGGAAATCATGAAAGTCTTCTAGCTGATAAAGGTTTCTATTATGATCTCTACACGAGTCAGTTTGCTAAAAAAGAAGAAAGTGCATAAAAAGCCTACTAGCTCTCAGTTTGAAGAAAAAGTCCATTTTGGTGCTTTTTCTTCAAACTTTTTTGCTGATGCTCATCAACAATCAAAGTTAGCATTTTTGAGACTTTCTTAGCTGGTTTGAACACAAACTACCTATTTTTTATTCCTATCCTTTTCGACTTACTTAAACTGATTCATTTTCAAGCAAAAATAAAGGCTCTATAATATCTGTAGTGGGTAAATCCACTATGGAGATTATGGAGCCTTTTTCAGTGTGGAAAAAAAGTTCCATATGACCTATAATGAAAAGCGAAGAAACTATCATTTAGAAAGACTCATATGGAACAACTAAATCTTATCACAAAT
Protein-coding sequences here:
- a CDS encoding ABC transporter ATP-binding protein, whose protein sequence is MKQSSFARLWSYLKEYKLALFVAIFLKILSVVMSVLEPFVLGLAITELTKNLLDMAKGVAGAGINVTYIFWILVLYFIRALFYEIGAYYSNYFMTNAVQQTVADLRNDLSRKINRISVSYFDQQQFGDLLGRFTSDVETVSNALQQSVLQMVNAIFTIVLVVAMMLFLNLKLAIIVIISIPLTYLGAQFILKKSQPYFKEQAAILGRLNGFVQENLSGFHVLKLYGREEASTEDFQAITDRLQQVGFKASFISGLMMPILHAVSDLTYLIVAVVGGLQVIAGTLTIGNMQAFVQYVWQVSQPIQNLTQLAGPLQSAKSSLERIFQVLDEADEPMEVTEQLTHDLTGQVSFQHVDFQYVENKPLIRDFNLEVKPGEMVAIVGPTGAGKTTLINLLMRFYDVTNGAITVDGHDIRQLSRQEYRRQFGMVLQDAWLYEGTIKENLRFGNLEATDEDIIAAAKAANVDHFIRTLPGGYNMEMNQESSNISLGQKQLLTIARALLADPKILILDEATSSVDTRLELLIQKAMKNLMKGRTSFVIAHRLSTIQEADKILVLKDGQIIEQGNHESLLADKGFYYDLYTSQFAKKEESA